From one Timaviella obliquedivisa GSE-PSE-MK23-08B genomic stretch:
- a CDS encoding cytochrome c oxidase subunit II, which yields MKLRAILILSVLAILLGFFSLWMAQQSYSWFPPEAAAESKLVDDLFSIFVGLGTFILLGVTIPILYSLVFHRAGKYDFSDGPHIEGNTLLEIIWTAVPIVLVLGLSTASYRTYDKMSIRGPMELVHLHLPQLVEVANAAPFDDTPQQEIETAQKTAPTEDIEVTAKQWSWVFRYPDQNVTSTELHLPVDRRIHLAMHSDDVLHGFYVPAFRLKQDIVPNRTIDFEFTPVRIGTYPLRDSLYSGTYFAANQANIVVQSPADYQQWLTDAAAQTPSPAYNQADFEYTRGTKSGNIGGWKSVTPASPPIVNYSPKAYVNSSPD from the coding sequence ATGAAACTCCGCGCAATTTTAATCCTGTCTGTTCTAGCCATTCTTCTAGGCTTTTTTAGCTTATGGATGGCACAACAATCTTACTCTTGGTTTCCGCCAGAAGCAGCGGCTGAGTCTAAGCTGGTTGACGATTTATTCAGCATTTTTGTAGGACTCGGTACATTTATATTGTTAGGCGTGACGATTCCTATTTTATATTCGCTGGTATTTCACCGAGCCGGAAAATATGATTTTAGTGATGGACCTCACATTGAAGGGAATACCCTACTAGAAATTATTTGGACAGCTGTCCCGATCGTTCTGGTCTTAGGGCTTTCAACTGCCAGTTACCGCACCTATGACAAAATGTCGATTCGAGGCCCGATGGAATTGGTGCATTTGCACCTACCTCAACTGGTAGAGGTTGCTAATGCGGCACCCTTTGACGACACGCCTCAACAAGAAATTGAAACGGCACAGAAGACTGCACCCACTGAAGACATCGAAGTCACAGCAAAACAGTGGTCATGGGTATTTCGTTATCCCGATCAAAACGTTACCAGTACTGAGTTGCATTTACCTGTCGATCGCCGGATTCATTTAGCCATGCATTCCGATGATGTCTTACACGGATTTTATGTACCTGCATTTCGCCTAAAGCAAGATATCGTTCCGAATCGTACCATTGACTTTGAGTTTACACCTGTTCGCATCGGCACCTATCCCTTACGTGACTCGCTGTACAGTGGCACCTATTTTGCCGCCAATCAAGCAAACATTGTTGTTCAGTCGCCTGCCGACTATCAACAGTGGCTGACTGATGCTGCGGCTCAAACTCCTAGCCCAGCCTACAATCAGGCTGACTTTGAATATACCAGAGGCACCAAAAGTGGAAACATTGGCGGCTGGAAAAGTGTTACTCCTGCCTCACCTCCTATTGTCAATTACTCACCCAAGGCGTACGTTAACAGTTCGCCTGATTAA
- a CDS encoding DUF2231 domain-containing protein: MNPDLMNQMRDQLGANGLPYIVPIHPNLVHLTLGLFIAAIAFDIVGVLFPVEKAVFKYLAIPVTRSDLFNVGWFNMLGAALITFFTIASGLYEILLAEPLTDVTSSWGLQAMETMIWHGVGGVVLLTLIVGMTVWRGFQRYLWRKDMSRQVQWSYLAVGLLIFVLMFLQGTLGAHLGGEFGIHTTADQLLRMGKNPNQSL, translated from the coding sequence ATGAATCCAGACTTAATGAATCAAATGCGGGATCAACTTGGAGCAAACGGGCTACCCTACATTGTTCCTATTCATCCTAACCTAGTGCATTTAACGCTAGGACTATTTATTGCGGCGATCGCCTTCGACATCGTAGGAGTTCTTTTTCCAGTAGAAAAAGCCGTCTTCAAATACCTCGCCATTCCCGTCACCCGTTCTGATTTGTTTAACGTCGGCTGGTTCAACATGCTAGGCGCAGCGCTTATCACGTTTTTCACGATCGCCAGTGGATTATATGAAATCTTGCTAGCAGAACCCTTAACAGACGTTACCAGTTCCTGGGGCTTGCAAGCTATGGAAACCATGATATGGCACGGCGTTGGCGGCGTTGTTTTACTGACTCTGATTGTGGGGATGACAGTATGGCGAGGCTTTCAGCGTTACCTCTGGCGCAAAGATATGTCACGACAGGTGCAATGGAGCTACCTTGCAGTGGGTTTACTCATCTTCGTACTAATGTTTCTTCAGGGCACCTTAGGCGCACACTTAGGCGGCGAGTTTGGCATTCATACTACTGCCGACCAGTTGCTAAGAATGGGTAAAAATCCGAATCAAAGCCTGTAA
- a CDS encoding DUF2231 domain-containing protein has product MFNYLPPLNEHNLPYPDTIHPIVIHFVIAMVLFAVFCDITASFTKNSRLYEVSWWNLAFATVSVFVAVIFGQIEAGLAEPYDAAVATLNLHTILGWSLSGVLAGVTGWRYVIRSQNKLQLPMAYMVVSLLLVALVLVQTYLGDLLVWVYGLHGSPVIEATRRGDLL; this is encoded by the coding sequence GTGTTTAACTACCTGCCACCGCTCAACGAGCACAATCTGCCCTATCCAGATACTATCCATCCTATTGTTATTCACTTTGTCATTGCCATGGTGCTGTTTGCGGTCTTTTGCGACATTACTGCATCCTTTACAAAGAACTCGCGGCTATATGAAGTAAGTTGGTGGAATTTAGCATTTGCAACTGTTTCAGTGTTTGTAGCCGTAATCTTTGGGCAAATTGAGGCAGGTCTTGCAGAACCTTACGATGCAGCCGTTGCAACCCTAAACTTACACACTATTTTAGGCTGGTCACTGTCGGGTGTTTTAGCGGGGGTGACTGGGTGGCGCTATGTCATCCGATCGCAGAATAAACTTCAATTACCCATGGCTTACATGGTCGTCAGCCTTTTATTGGTGGCACTGGTGCTGGTTCAAACCTATCTAGGCGATTTGCTGGTGTGGGTCTATGGATTACATGGCAGTCCGGTTATAGAAGCAACTCGCAGGGGAGACTTACTATGA
- a CDS encoding high light inducible protein, producing MVNEVIAEDAGATVATAKIDSAPLNLEYNGVDRNAWIFGFNPQQELWNGRLAMLGFVAYLLWDIGGFSVLRDVLRLVG from the coding sequence ATGGTAAACGAAGTGATTGCTGAAGATGCTGGAGCAACAGTCGCTACTGCAAAAATTGATTCCGCGCCTTTGAATTTGGAGTACAATGGGGTCGATCGTAATGCTTGGATTTTTGGTTTTAATCCTCAGCAAGAATTGTGGAATGGACGTTTAGCAATGCTTGGCTTCGTAGCTTATCTTCTTTGGGATATTGGCGGATTTAGTGTGCTACGAGATGTCCTGCGTTTGGTGGGTTAG
- a CDS encoding DUF4383 domain-containing protein, with protein MFQQSNVQQSELSVPRTVALILGVSLLFLGIVGFVPGFTFIPDTISHPTTSVYPDPGYGYVFGLFPTNYFHNAIRILVGLWGIAAFTSVGGAIAFLQIFAVMYGAEALLGLLPFANTLFGTMPLYGGNVGLSFLSAAIAAYYGFVKPGLVTKGTGLTANFQ; from the coding sequence ATGTTCCAGCAATCTAACGTTCAACAGTCAGAATTAAGTGTGCCTCGTACCGTTGCCTTAATCTTAGGAGTATCGTTACTTTTTCTAGGAATTGTGGGCTTTGTACCAGGTTTTACATTCATCCCAGATACAATCTCACATCCTACAACAAGCGTATATCCTGACCCAGGCTATGGTTACGTATTCGGTCTATTCCCTACTAATTATTTCCACAATGCAATTCGTATTTTGGTTGGACTATGGGGAATTGCTGCCTTTACAAGCGTGGGCGGCGCGATCGCTTTTCTGCAAATTTTCGCAGTCATGTATGGTGCAGAAGCTCTTCTAGGATTATTGCCTTTCGCTAATACCCTGTTTGGCACTATGCCGCTTTATGGTGGCAATGTTGGATTGAGTTTTTTGTCAGCAGCGATCGCTGCCTACTATGGCTTCGTTAAGCCTGGCTTGGTTACCAAAGGAACAGGGCTAACGGCAAACTTTCAGTAA
- a CDS encoding response regulator, translating into MLLNLQPDCPLNAFASIVSKTNFVVPEINSFALQRQSFNRLRILIVDNYPDICELFALVLEEIGAEVITATSCAKALTHIQEKPPDVLISEIFLPDENGLTLIRKARNLTAEATQAMLAIAVTSYTGKQEQAEICSAGFQKCLSKPVDVYKLVEVVVDMIEERDNSQQV; encoded by the coding sequence GTGTTACTAAATTTACAGCCTGATTGTCCACTCAATGCGTTTGCGTCTATTGTTAGCAAGACAAATTTTGTAGTGCCAGAAATAAACAGCTTTGCTTTACAGCGCCAGTCCTTCAATCGTTTACGAATTCTCATAGTAGATAATTATCCTGATATTTGTGAATTATTTGCTTTGGTGTTAGAAGAAATAGGAGCCGAAGTGATTACGGCAACCTCTTGCGCCAAAGCACTCACCCATATCCAAGAAAAACCTCCTGATGTCCTAATCAGCGAAATTTTCTTGCCTGATGAAAATGGTCTTACTCTTATTCGTAAAGCCAGAAATTTAACGGCTGAAGCCACTCAAGCAATGTTAGCGATCGCAGTTACGAGCTATACCGGGAAGCAGGAGCAGGCAGAGATTTGCTCAGCAGGCTTTCAAAAGTGCCTCTCTAAGCCTGTTGATGTTTATAAACTGGTTGAAGTGGTGGTCGATATGATTGAAGAGCGGGATAATAGCCAACAAGTTTAG
- a CDS encoding Crp/Fnr family transcriptional regulator, with protein MPTPQSQLSNPSSNWLLAALSGEVYQRIKPDLEPVTLPIHQVLYDVNEPIPYLYFPHSATVSLVYPMQEGAIIEVGVVGIEGMVGLPALLGGMTQTHRANVQVEGWATRVSTEIIRTEFRRGGELQDLLLRYFQSFLAQVSLTAVSNRLYTIEERLARWLLLVSDSLQSETFALTQEFISQMLGVRRSGVTVAASALSQAQLIQYRRGHITILNRNALEEFAGEVYRSGQAEVLHLLSDRFS; from the coding sequence ATGCCTACCCCTCAATCTCAACTTTCTAACCCATCTTCTAACTGGCTGTTAGCCGCTTTATCTGGTGAAGTCTATCAACGGATAAAGCCTGACTTAGAACCTGTGACCCTTCCTATTCATCAGGTTCTCTACGATGTTAATGAGCCTATTCCCTACCTTTACTTTCCTCATTCTGCGACTGTTTCTTTGGTTTACCCTATGCAAGAAGGGGCAATTATTGAAGTGGGTGTAGTGGGTATAGAGGGCATGGTTGGACTTCCGGCTCTTTTAGGGGGAATGACGCAAACTCATCGAGCGAACGTGCAGGTAGAGGGGTGGGCAACCCGAGTTTCTACAGAAATTATCAGAACTGAGTTTAGGCGAGGGGGCGAACTACAAGATCTGTTGCTTCGCTACTTCCAATCTTTTTTGGCACAAGTTTCCCTAACAGCGGTCAGCAATCGGCTCTATACCATTGAAGAACGATTAGCACGCTGGCTTCTATTGGTTTCAGACTCTTTACAGTCCGAAACTTTTGCTTTAACTCAAGAGTTCATTAGCCAAATGCTGGGCGTTCGGAGATCCGGTGTGACGGTTGCCGCTAGTGCCCTTAGTCAGGCTCAGCTAATTCAGTATCGCCGGGGTCACATTACAATTCTTAACCGAAATGCTTTAGAGGAGTTTGCTGGAGAGGTTTACAGGTCAGGTCAGGCTGAAGTGCTTCACCTGCTGAGCGATCGCTTTTCATAG
- a CDS encoding SDR family oxidoreductase: MSQQTETLQPPQHQEHQPGSEAEMVPRPKFEGSHYQGSRKLQGKVALITGGDSGIGRAVAIAYAKEGADVALSYLNEHDDANETKAKVEQEGCRCIAIAGDLGSEPFCQQVVEKVIDEFGQLDILVNNAAEQHPQNSIEDITAEQLERTFRTNIFAMFFLTKAAMPHLKEGSSIINTTSVTAYKGSPWLLDYSATKGAIVAFTRSLSLALTQKGIRVNGVAPGPIWTPLIPSTFPDEKTEDFGNQVPMHRAGQPEEVAPSYVFLASSDSSYISGQVLHINGGEIVNG, from the coding sequence ATGTCTCAACAAACCGAAACGTTACAGCCGCCTCAGCATCAAGAACATCAGCCAGGTAGTGAAGCAGAGATGGTACCTAGACCCAAGTTTGAGGGAAGTCATTATCAGGGTAGCAGGAAGTTACAAGGCAAAGTTGCGCTTATTACTGGAGGCGATAGCGGGATTGGTCGAGCTGTTGCTATCGCTTACGCTAAGGAAGGAGCCGATGTAGCGCTCTCTTATCTTAATGAACATGATGATGCCAATGAAACTAAAGCAAAAGTAGAGCAAGAGGGCTGTCGATGCATAGCGATCGCAGGTGATTTAGGGAGTGAACCTTTTTGCCAACAAGTTGTTGAAAAGGTCATTGATGAGTTTGGTCAACTCGATATTCTGGTTAATAATGCAGCCGAGCAGCATCCTCAAAACAGCATTGAAGATATTACTGCTGAACAATTAGAGAGAACCTTTCGCACCAATATTTTTGCAATGTTCTTTTTAACTAAGGCTGCGATGCCTCACCTTAAAGAGGGGAGTTCTATCATTAATACGACCTCTGTCACTGCCTATAAAGGTAGCCCTTGGCTGTTAGATTACTCTGCTACTAAAGGGGCGATCGTTGCATTTACTCGGTCTCTATCGTTAGCGCTTACTCAGAAGGGAATCCGAGTCAACGGAGTTGCTCCAGGTCCTATTTGGACACCTCTAATTCCATCAACCTTTCCCGACGAGAAGACAGAAGACTTTGGAAATCAGGTTCCAATGCATCGAGCCGGTCAGCCTGAAGAAGTTGCCCCTAGCTATGTATTTCTGGCTTCATCTGATTCTTCCTACATAAGTGGGCAAGTGCTCCACATTAATGGTGGTGAGATTGTTAATGGATGA
- a CDS encoding YegS/Rv2252/BmrU family lipid kinase, producing MLRSACLIFNPVAGQGDSEQELALICSILQPTIALDIRFTTPETDAATLAHQAVQEGVEAIIASGGDGTISAATAALAGTEIPLGIISRGTANAFANALELPTAIDEACHTILGGATRTVDTATCNGMPMVLLAGIGFEAETVDLADRDSKDRLGMLAYVLAGIEQLRRLNHFDVEIETEDKIINVTASAITIANAAPPTSILAQGSAGVIFDDGLLDLTIVSPATKVKAIAASYDLLTSALRGDAVQREDVGYLRARRFRVTTNPPQKVVLDGEIIGDTPIDVECLPQSLRVFAPQVEEVQPIEKLTGLPNLTVTIKETHEEE from the coding sequence ATGCTACGCTCAGCCTGTTTGATCTTTAATCCTGTGGCAGGGCAGGGCGACTCAGAACAAGAGTTAGCACTTATTTGCTCAATTTTGCAGCCTACGATCGCCCTTGACATTCGCTTCACAACTCCTGAGACTGATGCCGCTACTCTGGCTCATCAAGCTGTTCAAGAGGGCGTTGAAGCAATCATTGCTTCTGGTGGAGATGGCACTATTTCAGCAGCGACAGCAGCTCTAGCAGGAACTGAAATTCCGTTGGGTATTATCTCACGCGGGACTGCTAATGCTTTCGCTAATGCCTTAGAATTACCTACGGCAATTGATGAAGCTTGTCACACAATTTTAGGGGGTGCTACTCGAACAGTTGATACGGCAACCTGTAATGGAATGCCAATGGTTCTCTTAGCAGGAATTGGATTTGAAGCCGAAACAGTAGACTTAGCCGATCGAGATTCTAAAGATCGGTTAGGGATGTTAGCCTACGTGTTGGCGGGCATTGAGCAGCTTCGCCGTCTCAATCATTTCGATGTAGAAATTGAAACCGAAGACAAAATTATAAATGTGACCGCTTCTGCAATTACGATCGCTAATGCAGCACCTCCTACTTCTATTTTGGCGCAGGGGTCAGCAGGAGTTATTTTTGATGATGGGCTTTTAGATTTAACGATTGTTTCACCAGCCACTAAAGTAAAGGCGATCGCTGCTTCCTATGACCTGTTAACCTCAGCCCTAAGAGGGGATGCAGTGCAACGTGAAGACGTAGGTTACCTCCGGGCTCGGCGTTTTCGAGTGACTACTAATCCACCTCAAAAAGTAGTGCTAGATGGGGAGATCATTGGGGATACGCCTATTGATGTTGAATGCTTACCTCAAAGCTTAAGAGTGTTTGCGCCTCAAGTAGAAGAAGTGCAACCAATAGAGAAATTAACAGGTCTCCCTAATTTAACTGTAACCATTAAGGAAACGCATGAGGAGGAATGA
- a CDS encoding hemerythrin domain-containing protein has translation MVTTLDDSKRMAIGEKLASMKVVQDLLIENEQKLAVACNDPEIRQQLDKMLESDRKNMGILDTVIVQYGVQGKPKETVEKMVKEVDGLMKGSELSLFEKVSQHELLKHQQVMSGLLVHKAAQVVGADVEAAITPLNAVNFENRAHQEQLKGVLEVLGVREMTGQEAKQGIWARVQDAVAAVTGVAGSAISHTDDEMNIQDVIRMDHAKVNTLFMQIEGTDDPQKIQEFFGQIYKDLTAHSEAEEQVVYPAVRSFYGEHDTQELYDEQASMKVMLDSLLALSPTAPEFKSQLNQLKETVMDHVRQEESTMFAAIRNNCSSDQQENLATQFKTAKSQLQQEIAAQ, from the coding sequence ATGGTAACTACTCTTGATGATTCCAAACGGATGGCGATCGGTGAAAAACTAGCCAGCATGAAGGTTGTCCAAGATCTGCTAATTGAGAACGAGCAAAAGTTAGCAGTGGCTTGCAACGATCCTGAGATCCGTCAGCAATTGGACAAGATGCTAGAAAGCGATCGTAAAAATATGGGGATTTTGGACACCGTGATCGTGCAATACGGTGTTCAAGGCAAACCTAAGGAAACTGTCGAAAAGATGGTGAAAGAGGTTGATGGACTAATGAAGGGTTCTGAATTGTCTCTTTTTGAAAAAGTCTCTCAGCATGAACTTCTTAAGCATCAGCAAGTTATGAGTGGCTTGCTGGTTCACAAGGCAGCCCAAGTTGTTGGTGCAGATGTTGAAGCTGCTATTACACCGTTGAATGCAGTTAACTTCGAAAACCGTGCTCACCAAGAGCAACTTAAGGGTGTCTTGGAAGTCTTGGGCGTACGTGAAATGACAGGTCAAGAAGCAAAGCAAGGAATTTGGGCAAGGGTTCAAGATGCAGTGGCAGCCGTTACAGGCGTTGCAGGTAGCGCTATCAGCCACACAGACGATGAGATGAATATCCAGGATGTAATCCGTATGGATCACGCCAAAGTCAACACTCTGTTTATGCAAATTGAGGGTACTGATGATCCTCAGAAAATTCAAGAGTTCTTTGGTCAAATCTACAAAGATTTGACAGCTCACTCTGAAGCAGAAGAACAGGTGGTTTATCCAGCAGTTCGTTCTTTTTATGGTGAACATGACACTCAAGAGCTATATGACGAGCAAGCATCAATGAAAGTTATGCTAGATTCCTTGCTGGCTCTAAGTCCTACTGCTCCTGAGTTTAAAAGCCAACTCAATCAGTTAAAAGAAACTGTAATGGATCACGTTCGCCAAGAAGAGAGCACGATGTTTGCTGCAATTCGCAATAACTGTAGCAGTGACCAGCAAGAAAATCTTGCGACTCAGTTCAAAACTGCTAAGAGTCAGCTTCAGCAAGAAATAGCTGCTCAGTAG
- a CDS encoding YqaE/Pmp3 family membrane protein, translating to MKVLHLILGVLIPPVGVFLTYGLSTTLVINVLLTFLGWIPGSIHGIWAIVKHYENSERVY from the coding sequence ATGAAAGTTCTTCATCTAATTTTAGGTGTTCTGATTCCTCCAGTAGGTGTCTTTTTGACTTACGGTTTGAGTACTACTCTAGTGATTAATGTTTTACTAACATTTCTTGGGTGGATTCCTGGTAGCATTCATGGCATTTGGGCGATCGTCAAGCATTATGAGAACTCTGAAAGAGTCTATTAG
- a CDS encoding phage holin family protein, protein MIRSALTVLATALSLLIIDLVVPGVNIATFPAALIAAIALGLVNIGVKPILSLLSLPLNFLTLGGFSLVVNGLCFWLASLLVPGFSASGLIAIILGPVVLSFVNTFLSRYFVEKYPTLASDDKANIRGAMDDVKGAIE, encoded by the coding sequence ATGATCCGTTCTGCATTAACTGTGTTGGCTACTGCCCTAAGTCTATTAATCATTGATCTAGTTGTTCCCGGCGTTAATATTGCAACCTTTCCCGCTGCGCTAATTGCTGCGATCGCCCTAGGTCTTGTGAACATTGGAGTTAAGCCAATTCTCTCTTTACTATCTCTACCGCTTAACTTCTTAACGTTAGGAGGGTTCTCACTAGTCGTCAATGGACTATGTTTTTGGCTAGCCTCTTTATTAGTTCCTGGCTTTAGTGCAAGTGGTCTAATAGCCATTATTTTAGGTCCTGTTGTTCTATCTTTCGTGAATACTTTTCTAAGCCGTTACTTTGTCGAAAAGTACCCTACGCTGGCATCCGATGATAAAGCAAATATTAGGGGAGCAATGGATGATGTGAAGGGGGCAATAGAATAA
- a CDS encoding CsbD family protein yields MSIEDRAKAVAKNIEGKAQEAMGEVTGDPQDKAEGKAKQAESKVRHGVEDAKDEVKKVVD; encoded by the coding sequence ATGAGTATTGAAGATCGGGCTAAAGCAGTTGCTAAAAACATAGAAGGCAAAGCTCAGGAAGCGATGGGTGAAGTGACAGGAGATCCCCAAGACAAAGCTGAGGGCAAAGCAAAGCAAGCTGAATCTAAAGTCCGCCACGGCGTTGAAGATGCGAAAGACGAAGTTAAAAAGGTTGTTGACTAA
- a CDS encoding TIGR02587 family membrane protein, giving the protein MKRSRRRQRANWTRELEDITRGACGGFLFGIPLLYTMEVWWIGSTVSPILMLLAIAITWTIVFFLNRTEGFRRTANISFVNAARDTVETVAIGLICTSIMLIILQEVTLETQLSEALGKVIFESVPFSLGVALSNQFLSSNPDENRVQPSKQASTSQVEAPKPEISETFADIGATLIGAIIIAFSIAPTDEIPMLAAATSEVWLLATIAVSLLISYGIVFEANFANKSKRQQQRGLFQSPLSETIMSYLLSLVAAAMMLWFFQQLSFNDPGSMWLSYTLLLGLPATIGGAAGRLSI; this is encoded by the coding sequence ATGAAAAGAAGTCGTAGAAGACAAAGAGCTAACTGGACTCGTGAATTGGAAGATATTACACGAGGTGCCTGTGGAGGATTCTTATTTGGTATTCCTTTGCTTTACACGATGGAAGTCTGGTGGATTGGGTCTACCGTTTCTCCAATTTTAATGCTTTTAGCGATCGCCATAACGTGGACGATCGTTTTTTTTCTGAATCGCACAGAAGGCTTCCGTCGAACTGCAAATATAAGTTTTGTCAATGCAGCCAGAGATACGGTTGAAACAGTTGCGATCGGTTTAATTTGTACGAGCATCATGCTAATAATATTGCAAGAAGTCACCCTGGAGACTCAGTTGAGTGAAGCACTGGGTAAGGTGATCTTTGAGAGCGTTCCTTTTTCCTTGGGTGTAGCTCTCTCCAATCAATTTTTGAGTAGCAATCCAGACGAAAATCGAGTTCAGCCTTCAAAGCAAGCTAGCACTTCGCAAGTTGAAGCTCCAAAGCCTGAGATAAGCGAGACTTTTGCTGATATTGGTGCAACTTTGATAGGAGCTATTATCATTGCATTCAGTATTGCTCCAACTGATGAAATTCCCATGCTAGCAGCAGCAACCTCAGAGGTTTGGCTCTTAGCCACTATTGCAGTCTCTTTACTAATTTCTTATGGAATTGTGTTTGAGGCTAATTTTGCGAATAAGAGCAAGCGCCAACAGCAACGCGGGCTTTTTCAAAGTCCGTTAAGTGAAACTATTATGTCATATTTACTCTCTTTAGTAGCCGCTGCAATGATGCTTTGGTTTTTCCAGCAGCTATCCTTCAACGACCCTGGATCAATGTGGCTAAGCTATACGTTGCTCTTAGGATTGCCTGCAACTATTGGTGGTGCAGCAGGTAGACTGTCTATATGA
- a CDS encoding TIGR02588 family protein, translating to MSNVPSSGNKPSESSSLESQQPRSVAEQISFSVAALFLATLVSLVCYLWFGKREQAPPNPVVTVKPPQELSGQFHVPFEVINQGDDTAESVQVVAELTLNGAVAETGEQRIDFLSSHETESGAFIFSQDPSNGKLVIRVASYKLP from the coding sequence ATGAGTAATGTTCCTTCTTCTGGTAATAAGCCGTCTGAGAGTAGTTCTTTAGAGAGTCAACAGCCGCGATCGGTGGCTGAACAAATTAGCTTTAGTGTTGCTGCTTTATTTTTGGCGACTCTCGTTAGTTTAGTTTGCTATCTTTGGTTCGGTAAGCGTGAGCAGGCACCGCCCAACCCAGTAGTAACTGTTAAGCCACCTCAAGAACTTTCAGGACAATTTCATGTTCCCTTTGAAGTAATTAATCAGGGAGATGATACAGCAGAATCTGTCCAAGTTGTTGCGGAACTTACCCTCAACGGTGCAGTTGCAGAAACAGGAGAGCAACGGATCGATTTCTTGTCGAGTCATGAAACTGAATCAGGTGCTTTCATCTTTAGTCAAGACCCGAGTAACGGTAAACTCGTTATTCGAGTAGCAAGCTATAAATTACCATAG
- a CDS encoding PRC-barrel domain-containing protein: protein MRKGNEVIGKPVVSYSTGRRIDTVKDLIFDQNSNQLLGFLITEGGWFSSPHVLLLKDVLAIGADAVIIPSKDHVFDAKQVPEISKILEYNNVLKGTRILTTDGRNLGTMVDLYFDNETGIVEGYEVSGGMFADAYSGRSFVPTPKTLKIGKDVAFVPVETALLMEEQVGGIKAAMQVAGEKVQETMQSTGEKLQDAGGKLKQSSSSLSQNLGGKFNSALAGQAVEEAKGYRVQQFVRSEDGFIIAAPGQIVSDSVVKFARRFHQEEALLQAVGLSTHNAAHSRANGMAMVTGDRFRVRANKAEDQLQEGAQKLKVEANHVWRQLKTGMANFQDRSSQAIEQKRIVGALGRPVNRVILDQQDQVILNVGELITHQAIEVSRQAGVLEVLLSSVYTETPKLSREDIEAPHPGRASLT, encoded by the coding sequence ATGCGTAAGGGTAATGAAGTTATTGGTAAGCCTGTTGTTTCATACAGTACAGGACGGCGAATTGATACAGTTAAGGACTTGATTTTTGATCAGAACAGCAATCAACTGTTAGGATTCTTGATCACAGAAGGGGGCTGGTTTAGTAGCCCTCATGTCCTTTTGCTAAAAGACGTATTGGCGATCGGAGCCGATGCGGTTATTATTCCGTCTAAAGATCATGTTTTTGATGCTAAACAGGTTCCTGAAATCTCCAAAATTCTAGAGTACAATAACGTGCTTAAAGGAACGCGCATTCTTACTACAGATGGTCGCAACCTGGGCACAATGGTTGATTTGTACTTTGACAATGAGACAGGGATAGTAGAAGGATACGAAGTATCGGGAGGAATGTTTGCTGATGCTTACTCTGGTCGATCATTTGTACCTACTCCAAAAACGCTCAAAATCGGCAAAGATGTTGCGTTTGTCCCGGTGGAAACTGCTTTATTGATGGAAGAGCAGGTTGGAGGAATCAAGGCAGCAATGCAAGTTGCAGGTGAAAAAGTGCAAGAAACCATGCAATCTACTGGCGAAAAGCTGCAAGATGCAGGAGGGAAGCTGAAGCAGTCTAGTAGTAGTCTTTCCCAAAATTTAGGCGGAAAATTCAACAGTGCCCTAGCAGGACAGGCTGTTGAAGAAGCAAAAGGGTATCGCGTACAGCAGTTTGTTCGCTCGGAAGATGGCTTCATTATTGCAGCACCTGGACAAATTGTGAGTGACTCAGTCGTCAAATTCGCTCGAAGATTTCATCAAGAGGAAGCGTTGCTACAAGCAGTTGGGCTTTCGACCCACAATGCTGCCCACTCAAGAGCTAATGGTATGGCTATGGTGACAGGCGATCGCTTTCGAGTCAGAGCAAATAAAGCTGAAGATCAATTGCAAGAAGGAGCACAAAAGCTCAAGGTAGAAGCTAACCACGTGTGGCGACAGCTTAAAACAGGAATGGCTAACTTTCAAGATCGGAGCAGTCAAGCGATCGAGCAAAAGCGGATTGTGGGCGCTTTAGGTCGTCCGGTTAATCGCGTTATTCTAGACCAACAAGATCAAGTTATTCTGAACGTGGGTGAATTAATTACTCACCAGGCGATCGAGGTTTCTCGTCAGGCAGGAGTTTTAGAGGTTCTATTGAGTTCTGTTTACACTGAAACACCTAAGCTCTCAAGGGAGGACATTGAGGCACCTCATCCAGGTCGAGCCTCTCTAACTTAG